One Vidua chalybeata isolate OUT-0048 chromosome 22, bVidCha1 merged haplotype, whole genome shotgun sequence genomic region harbors:
- the NPPA gene encoding natriuretic peptides A yields the protein MDTKGSFFYGFLLLLLIQLQSSRANPIYSLSPAKELASMEALLERLEDKFAMIEALESNPDLQEPKTQEEILSELADDSDNQKAEPRLAPNTPLSYRDPFLKRLRGLQMPRMMRNSGCFGRRIDRIGSLSGMGCNGESCLSHFTE from the exons ATGGACACTAAAGGCTCATTTTTCTATGgcttccttttgctgctgctcatccAGCTCCAGTCCAGCAGAGCCAACCCTATCTAcagcctcagccctgccaaAGAACTGGCCAGCATGGAG GCTCTGCTGGAAAGACTGGAGGATAAGTTTGCAATGATCGAAGCCTTGGAGTCCAATCCTGACCTGCAagaacccaaaacccaggaggAGATTCTGTCAGAACTTGCCGATGACAGTGACAACCAGAAGGCTGAACCCAGGCTTGCACCCAACACCCCTCTGTCCTACAGGGACCCCTTCCTCAAGAGACTGAGGGGGCTGCAGATGCCCAGGATGATGAGAAATTCTGGCTGTTTTGGGAGGAGGATTGATCGGATTGGCTCCCTGAGTGGGATGGGTTGCAATGGTGAGTCCTGCCTAAGCCATTTCACTGAATAG
- the LOC128799090 gene encoding natriuretic peptides A-like yields the protein MQFPALCCGAALLLLVMPWAEAQAAGEERGAELRSPQDLLQSLRQLREEEGEPSLETSRWPGLRAAAPSGSSPGAESGRAGAPVLAPDLPSQRRDRASEGASSLRQRHCSCCFGTRMERSGAQTGLGCDRHRARGCRAEQGRPGQPPGAAAVAG from the exons aTGCAGTTCCCGGCTCTCTGCTGCGGGGCCGCCCTGCTGCTGCTCGTTATGCCGTGGGCAGAGGCGCAGGCGGCCGGCGAGGAGCGCGGTGCGGAGCTGCGTTCCCCGCAG gACCTCCTGCAGTCGCTGCGGCAGCTCcgggaagaggaaggggagcCGAGCCTGGAGACGAGCCGGTGGCCGGGGCTGAGGGCGGCTGCTCCGAGTGGGAGCTCCCCGGGGGCGGAGAGCGGCCGGGCGGGGGCTCCGGTCCTGGCCCCTGACCTCCCCAGCCAGCGGAGGGACAGAGCCAGTGAAGGAGCTTCCTCCCTCAGACAgagacactgctcctgctgctttgggaCGAGGATGGAGAGGAGTGGCGCGCAGACGGGGCTGGGATGCGACCGGCACAGAGCCCGTGGGTGCCGGGCGGAGCAGGGCAGGCCGGGGCAGCCGCCGGGAGCTGCCGCTGTCGCCGGCTGA